In Odocoileus virginianus isolate 20LAN1187 ecotype Illinois chromosome 5, Ovbor_1.2, whole genome shotgun sequence, a single window of DNA contains:
- the LOC110143477 gene encoding LOW QUALITY PROTEIN: GAS2-like protein 1 (The sequence of the model RefSeq protein was modified relative to this genomic sequence to represent the inferred CDS: inserted 1 base in 1 codon), whose translation MADPVAGIAGSAAKSVRPFRSSEAYVEAMKEDLAEWLNALYGLGLPSGGDGFLTGLATGTTLCQHANAVTEAARAMAAARPARGVAFQAHSVVPGSFMARDNVATFIGWCRAELGVPEVLMFETEDLVLRKNEKSVVLCLLEVARRGARLGLLAPRLVQFEQEIERELCAAPPAPNAPSAGEDTAETTAPGAPARGXRMTPSDLRNLDELVREILGRCTCPDQFPMIKVSEGKYRVGDSSLLIFARVLRSHVMVRVGGGWDTLEHYLDKHDPCRCSSAAHRPPQPRTRTFSPQRVSPSPSPRAGSPAPGGERRGSRPEVTPIGLRSWKEGPETPLRVRDQLPPHPRSRRYSGDSDSSASSAQSGPLGARSEDSGTGPRRERPSRRVTTGTPASPRRPPAPRSQSRDRLDRGRPRGAPGGRGGQLSAPSPARRARSQSREDQAVLLVRRDRDGQHSWVPRGRGSAGSGRSSPHTPRAHSPAAPRVPSPSPELSTIPASVFRTPLKLDPKQEQQLFRRLEEEFLANARALEAVTGGTPSGPAPDPIRAPDPPAPDSAYCSSSSSSLSLSVLGSKCGQPGDSGRMANGLPGPRGPALSSSSDEGSPCPGVGGPPDAPGSPLTGPEPLRTWARGQMDTQPDRKPSRIPTPRGPRRQPGPTGSGTWHALHSVSPRTEPDSWM comes from the exons ATGGCAGACCCCGTGGCGGGCATCGCTGGCTCCGCAGCCAAGAGTGTGCGGCCGTTCCGCTCAAGCGAGGCCTACGTGGAGGCCATGAAGGAGGACCTGGCCGAGTGGCTCAACGCCTTGTACGGCCTGGGTCTGCCCAGCGGTGGCGACGGCTTCCTGACGGGGCTGGCCACGGGCACCACTCTGTGCCAGCATGCCAATGCCGTCACCGAGGCCGCCCGCGCCATGGCTGCTGCCCGGCCTGCCCGCGGGGTGGCCTTCCAGGCTCACAGCGTGGTGCCGGGCTCCTTCATGGCCCGAGACAACGTGGCCACCTTCATCGGCTGGTGCCGCGCGGAGCTGGGTGTGCCCGAAGTGCTCATGTTCGAGACGGAGGACTTGGTGCTGCGCAAGAACGAGAAGAGCGTGGTGCTGTGCCTGCTGGAGGTGGCGCGGCGCGGGGCCCGCCTCGGCCTGCTGGCCCCTCGTCTCGTGCAGTTCGAGCAGGAGATTGAGCGGGAGCTGTGCGCCGCGCCCCCAGCCCCCAACGCCCCCAGTGCGGGGGAGGACACCGCCGAGACCACCGCCCCGGGAGCTCCAGCCCGTG CGCGCATGACGCCCAGCGACCTGCGCAACCTCGATGAGCTGGTGAGGGAGATCTTGGGGCGCTGCACCTGCCCAGACCAGTTTCCCATGATCAAGGTCTCGGAGGGGAAGTACCGCGTGGGAGACTCCAGTCTGCTCATCTTTGCGAGGGTGCTGAGGAGCCACGTGATGGTGCGTGTGGGAGGCGGCTGGGACACGCTGGAGCACTACCTGGACAAGCACGACCCCTGCCGCTGCTCCTCCGCGGCCCACCGCCCGCCCCAGCCCAGGACGCGCACCTTCTCCCCGCAGCGAGTGtcacccagccccagcccccgaGCTGGCAGCCCAGCCCCAGGGGGGGAGCGCCGGGGCTCCCGCCCAGAGGTGACACCCATTGGCTTACGCAGCTGGAAGGAGGGGCCCGAGACCCCACTCAGGGTCCGGGACCAGCTGCCCCCCCATCCCCGCTCCCGCCGTTACTCTGGGGACAGCGATTCCTCAGCCTCCTCGGCCCAGAGCGGCCCCCTTGGTGCCCGCAGTGAAGACTCAGGCACTGGCCCCCGGAGGGAGCGTCCCAGCCGGCGTGTGACCACGGGCACCCCGGCCTCCCCGAGACGGCCTCCCGCCCCACGCAGCCAGTCCCGGGACCGGCTGGATCGGGGGCGGCCGCGTGGGgccccaggaggcaggggaggccAGCTAtccgcccccagccctgcccggcGGGCCCGGAGTCAGAGCCGTGAAGACCAGGCAGTGCTACTGGTGCGTCGGGACCGAGATGGACAGCACTCCTGGGTGCCGCGGGGCCGAGGCAGTGCGGGCTCGGGCAGAAGCAGTCCCCATACTCCCCGTGCCCACAGCCCTGCAGCTCCCAgggtccccagccccagtccagaGTTGAGCACAATCCCGGCCAGTGTCTTCCGCACACCCTTGAAGCTTGACCCAAAGCAGGAACAGCAACTGTTTCGGCGCCTGGAAGAGGAGTTCCTGGCCAACGCCCGAGCCCTCGAGGCTGTTACTGGTGGGACCCCCAGTGGACCAGCCCCTGACCCAATTCGGGCCCCAGACCCTCCAGCTCCTGACTCAGCCTACTGTTCCTCCAGCTCCTCTTCTTTGTCCCTCAGCGTCCTGGGTAGCAAGTGTGGGCAACCCGGGGACTCTGGCAGGATGGCCAATGGGCTGCCTGGGCCCCGAGGCCCAGCCCTGTCCAGCTCTTCCGATGAGGGCAGCCCCTGCCCCGGTGTAGGGGGCCCACCAGATGCTCCGGGGAGTCCTCTGACCGGCCCAGAGCCCCTGAGGACCTGGGCACGAGGCCAGATGGACACACAGCCAGACCGAAAACCCTCACGCATCCCCACACCAAGGGGCCCCCGCCGCCAACCCGGACCCACGGGGTCCGGGACCTGGCATGCCCTTCACTCAGTCAGCCCAAGGACCGAGCCGGATTCCTGGATGTGA